In one Brassica oleracea var. oleracea cultivar TO1000 chromosome C9, BOL, whole genome shotgun sequence genomic region, the following are encoded:
- the LOC106317526 gene encoding LOW QUALITY PROTEIN: uncharacterized protein At2g29880-like (The sequence of the model RefSeq protein was modified relative to this genomic sequence to represent the inferred CDS: inserted 1 base in 1 codon; substituted 1 base at 1 genomic stop codon), with product MGDQEGKIKNQYISWSPEETKTLLRLLVDGVNQNWTDASGKFNKLTVEQRILPELNKICRSKKTFSQYKNKTKILKKTHKGFVDLLRFSSGFGWDKDTKKFTAPNEVWNEYLQGHMKDTYLRDDTFEDFEDQRXVYGXNIAKGNNTVGLGDTTDSRTYIARDNDGVDENDELMMMLMLMVMTMMVKNKLHL from the exons ATGGGAGATCAAGAAGGAAAAATTAAAAATCAATATATTTCTTGGTCGCCCGAAGAAACCAAAACATTGTTGCGCTTGTTGGTTGATGGCGTTAATCAGAATTGGACTGATGCGAGTGGTAAATTCAATAAACTTACCGTGGAACAAAGAATATTACCGGAGCTAAACAAAATTTGTCGATCTAAGAAAACCTTTTCCCAATACAAAAACAAAACAAAGATTCTGAAGAAAACACACAAGGGTTTTGTAGATCTTCTTCGTTTTAGTTCAGGATTTGGTTGGGATAAGGACACGAAGAAATTTACTGCTCCAAATGAAGTATGGAATGAATACCTCCAG GGACACATGAAAGATACGTATTTACGTGATGATACGTTTGAAGATTTTGAAGACCAGA AGGTCTATGGATAAAATATTGCAAAAGGAAATAATACAGTGGGGTTAGGAGATACCACAGATTCTCGTACTTATATAGCAAGAGATAATGATGGTGTTGATGAAAATGATGAATTGATGATGATGCTGATGCTGATGGTGATGACGATGATGGTGAAGAACAAGCTTCATCTTTGA
- the LOC106318641 gene encoding squalene monooxygenase 1,1, translating to MDLAFTHVCLWTLLAFVVTWTVFYVNNRRKKVAKLADVATEVRRDGGGADVIIVGAGVGGSALAYALAKDGRRVHVIERDMREPVRMMGEFMQPGGRLLLSKLGLEDCLEGIDEQIATGLAVYKDGQKALVSFPEDNDFPYEPTGRAFYNGRFVQRLRQKASSLPNVRLEEGTVKSLIEEKGVIKGVTYKTSEGDETTAFAPLTVVCDGCYSNLRRSVNDNNAEVLSYQVSYVSKNCQLEDPEKLKLIMSKPSFTMLYQISSTDVRCAMELFPGNIPSISNGEMATFLKNTMAPQVPPEFRKIFLKGIDEGAQIKAMPTKRMEATLSEKQGVIVLGDAFNMRHPAVASGMMVLLSDILILRRLLQPLGNLGDANKISEVIKSFHVIRKPMSATVNTLGNAFSQVLIASTDEAKEAMRQGCFAYLSSGGFRTSGMMALLGGMNPRPLSLIFHLCGITLSSIGQLLSPFPSPLGIWHSFRLFGLSMKMLVPHLKAEGVSQMLSPAYAAAYRKSYMAIDDKNRE from the exons ATGGATCTGGCTTTTACGCACGTTTGTTTGTGGACGCTACTCGCCTTTGTGGTGACTTGGACAGTGTTCTACGTCAACAACAGGAGGAAAAAGGTGGCGAAGTTAGCAGATGTGGCGACAGAAGTGAGAAGAGACGGTGGTGGTGCTGACGTCATCATCGTCGGAGCTGGTGTTGGAGGTTCAGCTCTCGCCTACGCTCTTGCAAAG GATGGGCGTCGAGTACATGTGATAGAGAGGGACATGAGGGAACCAGTGAGAATGATGGGTGAATTTATGCAACCCGGTGGACGACTCCTGCTTTCTAAGCTTGGTCTTGAAG ATTGTTTGGAGGGAATAGATGAACAGATAGCCACAGGCTTAGCAGTTTATAAGGACGGACAAAAAGCACTCGTGTCTTTTCCAGAGGACAACGACTTTCCTTATGAACCTACTGGTCGAGCTTTTTATAATGGCCGTTTTGTCCAGAGACTGCGCCAAAAGGCTTCTTCGCTCCCCAA TGTACGACTTGAGGAAGGGACTGTAAAATCTTTGATAGAAGAAAAAGGAGTGATCAAAGGAGTGACATACAAGACTAGCGAAGGTGACGAAACGACTGCATTTGCACCTCTCACTGTGGTATGCGACGGTTGCTATTCAAACCTCCGCCGGTCTGTTAACGACAACAAT GCGGAGGTTTTGTCGTACCAAGTTAGTTACGTCTCAAAGAATTGTCAGCTTGAAGATCCCGAAAAGTTAAAGTTGATAATGTCTAAACCCTCCTTCACCATGTTATATCAAATAAGCAGCACCGATGTTCGTTGCGCTATGGAGCTTTTTCCCGGCAATATTCCTTCTATTTCAAATGGTGAAATGGCTACTTTTTTGAAAAATACTATGGCTCCTCAG GTACCTCCAGAATTCCGCAAAATATTTTTGAAAGGAATTGATGAGGGAGCACAAATAAAAGCGATGCCAACAAAGAGAATGGAAGCTACGTTGAGCGAGAAGCAAGGAGTGATTGTGTTGGGAGATGCATTCAACATGCGTCACCCTGCGGTTGCGTCTGGAATGATGGTTTTGTTGTCTGACATTCTCATTCTACGCCGCCTTCTCCAGCCATTGGGAAACCTTGGTGATGCAAACAAAATCTCAGAAGTTATTAAGTCATTTCATGTCATCCGAAAG CCCATGTCAGCGACGGTGAACACACTAGGAAATGCATTTTCTCAAGTGCTAATTGCATCGACGGACGAAGCAAAAGAAGCTATGCGACAAGGCTGTTTTGCTTACCTCTCTAGTGGCGGCTTTCGCACGTCAGGCATGATGGCTCTGCTCGGTGGCATGAACCCTCGCCCACTCTCTCTCATCTTTCATCTATGTGGTATTACTCTATCCTCCATTGGTCAACTGCTCTCTCCATTTCCATCTCCTCTTGGCATTTGGCATAGCTTCAGACTTTTTGGT CTGTCTATGAAAATGTTGGTTCCTCATCTTAAGGCTGAAGGAGTTAGCCAAATGCTGTCTCCAGCATACGCAGCCGCGTATCGCAAAAGCTATATGGCCATCGATGATAAGAACCGCGAATGA
- the LOC106314138 gene encoding uncharacterized protein LOC106314138: MGKIIGVVNAVWAKTGPRIFVHNIGHGTFLLRVTIPRTREVLLSRTCWNIGGLPMFVAPWSPDYSPDEPPLTSAIVPVEMRNVPYLLFNQESLSRLATSIGKPDSLAPETKRKENFEVAKLYVRVDLTTPLPSKIVSGFSNGKEVEIAVTYPWLPVKCDLCKKFGHPSVRCDAVAPERSSRKMGVRKISVESSRRRSQSRSGLSTDKKVKQGTLRYIPVVQDSMEASKEADSSLFLENGGLVISTA; the protein is encoded by the coding sequence ATGGGTAAGATTATTGGAGTAGTGAATGCAGTCTGGGCAAAAACTGGCCCACGGATCTTCGTTCATAATATTGGACATGGTACGTTTCTCCTCAGAGTTACAATCCCAAGAACTCGTGAGGTACTATTATCCCGCACCTGCTGGAATATTGGTGGGCTTCCTATGTTTGTGGCCCCATGGTCACCGGATTACTCTCCAGATGAACCTCCTCTCACCAGTGCCATTGTGCCAGTGGAGATGAGAAATGTGCCTTACCTGCTTTTCAACCAAGAGAGCTTGAGTCGCCTAGCCACATCTATTGGTAAACCGGATTCTCTAGCACCGGAAACAAAACGTAAGGAAAATTTCGAAGTGGCAAAATTGTATGTTAGGGTCGATCTTACAACTCCACTGCCAAGCAAGATAGTGTCGGGTTTTTCTAATGGTAAGGAAGTTGAGATTGCTGTAACATACCCCTGGCTGCCTGTAAAATGTGACCTTTGTAAGAAGTTTGGCCACCCCTCGGTTAGATGTGACGCTGTAGCTCCCGAAAGATCTTCAAGGAAAATGGGTGTTAGAAAAATTTCTGTGGAATCGTCCAGGAGACGATCTCAGTCAAGGTCGGGCCTTTCTACTGACAAAAAGGTGAAGCAGGGGACGCTTCGATATATACCAGTAGTTCAAGACTCTATGGAAGCATCTAAGGAGGCTGATTCTTCTCTATTTCTTGAGAATGGTGGCCTAGTTATCAGCACGGCTTAG
- the LOC106319234 gene encoding RNA polymerase sigma factor sigE, chloroplastic/mitochondrial: MGVVFISSSAARSPLGLSTDLLTHRSTLKKLPSVVAFKADESTNSSLIVPPEQEKQKEKRVVTRRKPCKDQNSAPSCSLGVDYNEAAARLESIYKLSPPATSLEEDVIDASKGKVSRRRKRKESDGGEEKKVVVRSNVKKEKRLNLDKRIALKRNIQEKPVIVSAQKKVTKRQQEEEKIERLVRDYSASNDVVSLDWKKMKIPHVLSSTEHTWLFKLMQPMKALLEVKDELQKSLGREPREAEIAGEINMSVAEVKMKIKVGKAARNKLIKHNLRLVLFVMNKYFQDFTNGPKFQDLCQAGMRGLITAIDRFEPKRKFRLSTYGLFWIRHAIIRSMTTSNFTRVPFGLESVRVEIYKAKMELLFELGRLPTEEEVVERLKISPERYREVLRAAKPVYSLNTKHSVTQEEFINGITDVDGVGADNRRQPALLRLALDDVLDSLKPKESLVIRQRYGLDGKGDRTLGEIAGNLNISREMVRKHEVKALMKLKHQARVDYLRQYII, from the exons ATGGGAGTTGTGTTTATTTCAAGCTCAGCTGCAAGATCTCCTCTCGGGTTAAGCACCGATCTTTTAACACACCGGTCCACACTCAAAAAGCTGCCATCCGTTGTTGCGTTCAAAGCAGATGAGTCCACCAACTCATCTTTGATCGTTCCTCCTGAACAAGAGAAGCAGAAGGAGAAGAGAGTTGTAACTAGGAGAAAGCCCTGTAAAGACCAAAACTCGGCTCCTTCGTGTTCCTTAGGAGTGGATTACAATGAAGCTGCTGCTAGACTAGAAAGCATTTACAAGCTTAGCCCTCCTGCAACATCCCTCGAGGAGGATGTTATCGATGCTTCTAAAGGGAAAGTTTCACGGAGGAGGAAGAGGAAAGAGAGTGACGGCGGCGAAGAGAAGAAAGTAGTTGTGAGGAGTAATGTGAAGAAGGAAAAGAGACTGAATCTTGATAAACGGATCGCGTTGAAGAGAAACATTCAAGAGAAACCAGTTATTGTCTCTGCGCAGAAGAAAGTAACAAAGAGGCAGCAAGAGGAGGAGAAGATCGAGAGGCTCGTGAGAGACTATTCGGCTTCTAATGATGTAGTCAGCTTGGACTGGAAGAAAATGAAGATACCTCATGTTCTTTCTTCCACAGAACATACTTGGTTGTTTAAGTTGATGCAACCTATGAAG GCTCTTCTTGAAGTGAAAGATGAACTGCAAAAGAGTCTGGGAAGAGAGCCTAGGGAAGCTGAAATAGCTGGAGAGATCAATATGAGTGTGGCTGAAGTGAAAATGAAAATCAAAGTTGGTAAAGCTGCAAGGAACAAACTTATTAAG CACAATCTCCGTCTTGTCCTGTTTGTTATGAACAAATACTTTCAAGATTTCACCAACGGACCGAAGTTCCAAGACCTCTGTCAAGCCGGTATGAGAGGGCTTATCACAGCTATTGACCGGTTTGAACCGAAAAGGAAGTTTCGTCTTTCTACTTATGGTTTGTTTTGGATTAGACATGCCATCATACGGTCTATGACAACCTCGAACTTCACTCGTGTCCCATTTGGACTTGAATCG GTTAGAGTGGAGATCTATAAAGCAAAGATGGAGCTATTGTTCGAGCTGGGAAGACTACCTACAGAGGAAGAGGTTGTTGAGAGACTAAAGATATCACCTGAGAGATACCGTGAAGTGTTGAGAGCCGCGAAACCGGTTTACTCGCTGAACACAAAACATTCGGTTACTCAAGAAGAGTTCATCAATGGAATCACAGATGTTGATGGTGTAGGAGCTGATAACAGGAGACAACCTGCTCTTCTCAGGCTAGCTCTTGACGATGTG CTGGATTCATTGAAGCCTAAAGAGAGTCTTGTTATCCGACAAAGATACGGTCTTGATGGTAAAGGAGACAGGACGCTAGGAGAGATAGCTGGAAATCTCAACATCTCCAGAGAAATGGTGAGGAAACATGAAGTCAAGGCCTTGATGAAGCTCAAGCATCAAGCTCGTGTTGATTACCTCCGTCAATACATCATCTGA
- the LOC106315544 gene encoding probable WRKY transcription factor 30 — MERNSNGREWEKMKKELNELMTEGRDYAHQLKSQLGSTSSQESREHLAKKILESYHKSLTIMNYSGELDQVSPHSHGTGSPKSDDSDHQEPHIIQSSKKSMPRWTRKVRIAPGVVIDRALDDGFSWRKYGQKDILGAKFPRGYHRCTYRKAQGCEATKQVQRSNEDPMLFEIIYRGIHSCSQASNVGSIIPVQVLEPNQTQEQENLEIVKASLDTGHHNYNHQAHLHQTLNYPLPSTLNLESNNVMLQEKDHNIGFLGSTSYSDANYNFLASHDAGSASHSTSNSPSTVGLESPFENFGPSHPFGGFGGFYS, encoded by the exons ATGGAGAGGAATAGTAATGGCAGAGAGTGGGAGAAGATGAAGAAAGAGCTCAACGAACTGATGACAGAAGGTAGAGACTATGCTCACCAGCTCAAGTCTCAGCTTGGCTCTACTTCATCTCAAGAATCACGTGAACATTTGGCCAAGAAGATTCTTGAATCTTACCACAAGTCTCTTACCATTATGAATTACTCCGGCGAACTCGACCAAGTCTCTCCCCATTCCCACGGTACAGGGAGCCCCAAGAGCGATGATTCTGATCATCAAGAACCACATATCATCCAAAG TTCGAAGAAGTCAATGCCAAGGTGGACCCGAAAAGTCAGAATTGCCCCTGGAGTTGTGATTGACAGAGCGCTTGATGATGGGTTCAGTTGGAGAAAGTACGGCCAGAAGGATATCCTCGGAGCCAAGTTTCCCAG GGGATACCATAGATGCACGTATAGAAAAGCTCAAGGATGCGAAGCCACCAAACAAGTCCAGAGATCCAACGAAGATCCGATGCTTTTTGAGATTATTTACCGAGGTATACATTCTTGCTCCCAAGCGTCAAATGTTGGTTCAATCATTCCGGTACAAGTTCTTGAACCAAACCAGACACAAGAACAAGAAAATCTTGAGATCGTGAAGGCAAGTCTAGACACTGGTCACCACAACTACAATCATCAAGCACATTTGCATCAAACTCTTAACTATCCTTTGCCCTCTACCCTAAATCTAGAGAGTAACAATGTGATGCTTCAAGAGAAGGATCACAACATTGGTTTCCTCGGATCTACGAGTTATAGTGATGCCAACTACAATTTTCTGGCTTCTCACGATGCTGGCTCTGCTTCTCACTCTACATCAAACTCTCCGTCCACCGTCGGTTTGGAGTCTCCGTTTGAAAACTTTGGTCCAAGTCATCCATTCGGAGGTTTTGGAGGGTTCTACTCTTAA
- the LOC106315545 gene encoding arabinogalactan peptide 16-like: MSVSRLFFGVLTILAVVSSILLSMAHAQSAAPAPAPTSDGTTIDQGIAYLLMLVALVLTYLIH, from the exons ATGTCGGTTTCAAGGCTTTTCTTCGGAGTTCTTACAATCCTAGCTGTAGTTTCCTCTATTTTGTTGTCAATGGCACATGCTCAATCAGCAGCTCCTGCTCCAGCTCCGACAAGCGATG GAACAACAATAGACCAAGGCATAGCATATCTCCTTATGTTGGTGGCATTGGTCCTTACTTATCTCATCCATTGA
- the LOC106316428 gene encoding inactive leucine-rich repeat receptor-like serine/threonine-protein kinase At5g24100: MSRRLSIFYSVLLLIFASPSLLSPVNGDLAGDRQALLDFLNNITHPRSLAWNASSPICATWSGVTCNRDNTRVTALHLPGASLLGTLPPGTISRISELEILSLRSNGLRGPFPIDFLQLKKLKAITLSNNKFSGPLPSDYTTWMNLTVLDLFGNRFNGSIPSGLANLTGLLSLNLAKNSFSGEIPDLNLPGLRRLNVSNNNLTGSVPKSLKRFGHSSFSGNNLTYDDTSPPVGSPAQKEKEQEEDKHGIYISEPAILGIAITGCFLIFFVIAVLIIICYVKRKKRQETKPETLTPAKANPETLPSEKEVSKSRKEMNIEDMEEKSEFNRIVFFEGSNLAFNLEDLLTSSAEFLGKGTFGMTYKAVLGDAKVIAVKRFKDVSVSRKDFKHQMEIVGNIRHENVAPLRAYVCSKEEKLMVYDYYPTGSLSVLLHGKNGKEDHVPLDWETRLRFLIGLAKGLAHLHTQHKLAHGNIKSSNVFLNSKRYGCISETGLALLTNPVIRADSSARTELRYRAPEAYDTRRSTPESDIYGFGILMLETLSGRSSMDDKKEDIELVVWMNRVLAEQWTGEVFDLELVKTPNIEAKLLQMIDLVQLCTNRVPAKRPEIAKVVEILEEIERE; the protein is encoded by the exons ATGAGTAGAAGACTTTCCATCTTCTACTCTGTGTTACTTCTCATCTTTGCATCACCGTCCCTGCTTTCTCCCGTCAACGGGGACCTCGCCGGAGACAGACAAGCCCTTCTTGACTTCCTCAACAACATCACTCACCCACGGTCTCTAGCGTGGAACGCAAGCAGCCCAATATGCGCCACGTGGTCAGGCGTCACGTGCAACAGAGACAACACACGTGTCACCGCCCTTCACTTGCCAGGAGCGAGTCTTCTCGGAACTCTTCCTCCTGGAACCATCAGCCGTATATCGGAGCTTGAGATTCTAAGTCTCCGATCCAACGGCTTACGTGGCCCTTTCCCAATTGATTTCTTGCAGCTCAAGAAACTAAAAGCTATTACCCTAAGCAACAACAAGTTCTCCGGTCCATTACCCTCTGACTACACCACGTGGATGAACCTCACCGTTCTTGACCTGTTTGGTAACCGGTTTAACGGTAGCATCCCCTCGGGTCTAGCAAACCTGACCGGACTCTTGTCGCTAAATTTGGCTAAAAATTCATTTTCCGGTGAGATCCCGGATCTTAACCTCCCCGGTCTACGCAGACTTAACGTATCCAACAACAACCTCACTGGATCAGTACCAAAGTCTTTGAAAAGATTCGGACACTCATCTTTTTCCGGCAACAACTTAACTTACGACGACACCTCTCCTCCGGTTGGTTCACCGGCGCAGAAAGAGAAAGAACAAGAAGAAGACAAACACGGGATCTACATCTCAGAGCCAGCTATACTAGGGATAGCAATAACCGGTTGCTTCTTGATATTCTTTGTAATTGCGGTTTTGATTATCATTTGCTACGTGAAGAGAAAGAAGAGACAAGAAACCAAACCAGAGACGCTTACACCGGCTAAGGCAAATCCAGAAACCCTACCAAGTGAAAAGGAAGTTTCTAAATCAAGAAAAGAGATGAACATAGAAGATATGGAGGAGAAGAGTGAATTTAACAGAATAGTTTTCTTTGAAGGAAGCAATCTTGCTTTTAATTTGGAAGACTTGTTGACATCTTCGGCTGAGTTTCTAGGGAAAGGCACTTTTGGGATGACCTACAAAGCTGTTCTTGGAGATGCCAAGGTCATCGCGGTTAAGAGGTTTAAGGATGTGTCGGTATCGAGAAAGGATTTCAAACATCAGATGGAGATCGTTGGAAACATTAGGCATGAGAACGTTGCTCCTTTGAGAGCTTACGTGTGTTCCAAGGAAGAGAAGCTTATGGTCTATGATTACTATCCTACCGGAAGTCTCTCTGTTCTTCTTCATG GCAAGAATGGCAAAGAGGACCACGTTCCGTTGGACTGGGAAACGCGGTTGAGATTCCTGATCGGATTAGCAAAAGGATTAGCTCACTTACACACACAACACAAGCTCGCACATGGCAACATCAAATCTTCTAATGTCTTCTTGAACTCCAAAAGATATGGATGTATATCAGAAACCGGTTTAGCTCTCTTGACCAACCCGGTCATCAGAGCAGATTCATCAGCCAGAACGGAACTACGTTACCGTGCCCCTGAAGCATACGACACAAGGAGATCGACGCCTGAATCAGACATATATGGTTTTGGAATCTTGATGTTGGAAACTCTTAGTGGAAGGTCGAGTATGGATGATAAAAAGGAGGACATAGAACTGGTGGTATGGATGAATAGGGTTTTGGCAGAACAATGGACAGGTGAAGTGTTTGATTTGGAGCTTGTGAAGACTCCCAACATCGAAGCAAAGTTGCTTCAGATGATAGACTTAGTGCAGCTTTGTACGAATAGGGTTCCAGCGAAGAGACCGGAGATAGCGAAGGTGGTTGAGATATTGGAAGAGATTGAGAGGGAATAA
- the LOC106316026 gene encoding uncharacterized protein LOC106316026 isoform X1 produces MADDKWTDEEVRYFFALYADEKKKGNRPRSGMNLAGREFIVNKFEEKFGKRWIWDRFKNKVDISRKAYVKFKKLTHNRTGLVYDSLGRLEMSDAWWDQRIAEWQDARKYKTKVPPNMDVFEAEFGAVTVTGAEGWCAQQGEASLDSRVDAEKDDESDSVDTEMPAPREGTSRAGGSKRKRKENGEFLTVGIQNMV; encoded by the exons ATGGCTGATGAC AAATGGACCGATGAAGAAGTTAGGTATTTCTTTGCTCTTTATGCTGATGAGAAAAAGAAAGGGAACAGACCAAGGAGTGGCATGAATCTAGCTGGAAGAGAGTTCATCGTAAATAAGTTTGAAGAGAAATTTGGTAAGAGATGGATATGGGACAGGTTTAAGAACAAGGTTGATATTAGTAGAAAAGCATATGTCAAGTTCAAGAAGCTTACCCACAATAGAACCGGGCTTGTCTATGATTCTTTGGGAAGGTTGGAGATGTCGGATGCTTGGTGGGATCAACGCATTGCG GAATGGCAAGATGCAAGAAAGTATAAGACCAAAGTGCCTCCAAACATGGATGTGTTTGAAGCAGAGTTTGGTGCTGTTACTGTAACTGGAGCAGAAGGATGGTGTGCTCAGCAAGGAGAAGCTAGCTTAGATTCTAGAGTAGATGCAGAGAAGGATGATGAGTCTGATTCAGTTGACACTGAGATGCCAGCACCAAGAGAAGGAACAAGTAGAGCTGGAGGTTCAAAAAGAAAGCGTAAGG AAAATGGAGAATTCTTAACCGTAGGCATCCAAAATATGGTTTGA
- the LOC106316026 gene encoding uncharacterized protein LOC106316026 isoform X2: protein MADDKWTDEEVRYFFALYADEKKKGNRPRSGMNLAGREFIVNKFEEKFGKRWIWDRFKNKVDISRKAYVKFKKLTHNRTGLVYDSLGRLEMSDIMILCIGREEKNIILMVIMMKKKEMKRKMKKKKKKMVMVMVDIFHMSRLVIEPWKVYVIILVMS from the exons ATGGCTGATGAC AAATGGACCGATGAAGAAGTTAGGTATTTCTTTGCTCTTTATGCTGATGAGAAAAAGAAAGGGAACAGACCAAGGAGTGGCATGAATCTAGCTGGAAGAGAGTTCATCGTAAATAAGTTTGAAGAGAAATTTGGTAAGAGATGGATATGGGACAGGTTTAAGAACAAGGTTGATATTAGTAGAAAAGCATATGTCAAGTTCAAGAAGCTTACCCACAATAGAACCGGGCTTGTCTATGATTCTTTGGGAAGGTTGGAGATGTCGGAT ATAATGATTTTGTGCATTGGCAGAGAAGAGAAGAATATCATACTCATGGTGATAATGATGAAGAAGAAAGAGATGAAGAGGAAGATGAAGAAGAAGAAGAAGAAGATGGTGATGGTCATGGTGGACATATTCCATATGAGCCGACTGGTGATAGAACCATGGAAGGTTTACGTGATCATATTGGTAATGAGTTGA